One genomic window of Blastopirellula retiformator includes the following:
- a CDS encoding non-ribosomal peptide synthetase: MEHQSFEVYFSQSILSSHWELSISLPSAKGDFQTVRLIAKEICAIFRGEVLEQNGLQYSDFVEWRKQLNQLEGSETGRRSWDWFNLPLFHEREQGNLTPTRSEIASASQIRHAEHVIDGQLDSQLGSAVTKIRITHETLFFGIWSFLVSQVYGVGEVGLLANGRTYKELNSVIGPLSKYIPVRSCNAKSIEFREWLQTCELELNRSKNLQHFFDMDRVLDGTGSRYLPYVFEYHDCREDADFVLNLCGIIDKFDLRLTVLHFESSFRLEVTGANDLASQNDLDRLLVQFEQALSHSINFADSNRSQFEVFAGVEACSIRHGLATKEETKLLHELFEGAADKFGNEIAIIQGDRQITFEELEAFANSIARELIDDGLQTEECVGVSLSNPATAIAMMLGVMKAGGAYMPIDDSLPTERIARSLAAANCRRIGQPTSSTIPSVLKISKTHVFQWTHSEPRLDRPNQLISPNHLAYVLLTSGSSGTPKPVMISHGAVANYLRWFQNECQGTSGHGSILVGSLGFDLTVTSLFVPLITGEPVTIPTRIDSIECIAETLGNRNFRFIKMTPSHLCALLSLTPAKTLACNTNHFVLGGEPLHWHHVRDLVQLNKQLKIVNEYGPTEATVGCSSQSIQGTSEGRIPIGDAIANTSIYILDSMGYPVPPGVLGELYVGGLCVARGYLADPARTAESFLPDPFRGEAGVRMYRTGDLVQRSPSGEIEYCGRADNQVKVRGYRIELEEIDSALRQMPPFVDAVNVAVNDAAGITRIEAFLVPKNQDTEFQITQEEVVRFLSERLPHYMIPTNFRVIARVPLTKSGKSDRNQLAEMCAPSKGGAEPVSELEEELIEIWKEVLDTSLVFADSDFFAIGGDSIRALQVVSRSARQGIQFSLAQLMQFPVLNELAAQATIDSTAQQAVGPGELVPHLRLGEFEDVYPLTSMQEGMLYHRELDRSDPIYHDVVSYHLQAPIDVESMELEVIKLFERHEVLRSSFDMSSDPPTQRIHKSIDCPFEVFDLRDESSDRQQQVVLEALDRERERGFNINVPPLARIIVHICDSSRFHLTFSFHHAILDGWSDATLITELAESYLSGMRGEQLHTHKCTSHRFADFVKEEMVARKRQDSEEFWRQKISDAPFARLPRSRWRMGHALVAEGQHHTVEVDIPRLISEKLESLSEQIKTPMKSTLLALHFKALSVLSGMNRVSSCVTGSGRWTIPGGDAVAGLFLNSVPISLDLSNCSWADLAKRAFDGEQEALSHSLFPIADIKKMFPDSPLSDVIFYFTHYHVYQRLDRFPELEVLSNETKETTSFKLVVSFRKDIDEHRIRLLLTYDRSKIADSEINALAETYRSIVEAAANDPIGPHRSIGPAECGLLPKVHDDSNSGSGHEFQPIHERFRCLALQHPDNIAVVSETEHEVTYSEIERQACQFARQLTLAKIGPEGRVGLCLQPTKDAIVAILAIWKVGAAYVPINPDESPARKSFILDDAGCQHVVVDDTSASAFESNLEIELIYAGDFDRFDSARPASGFKPTIHPHSLAYIIYTSGTSGRPKGSLTTHQNLSSLVLSALEQFDVGTDDRWTLCHSLSFDFSVWEIWGALISGARLLVTSRWKARSPDLLAKSISDQQITVLNLTPSAFESLVSHLHAEGSEAITSLRYTILGGETLKVHSLAKWFKLARPNRARVINMYGITETTVHVTFHETDESDSFRQWGTRIGCPIKGLCCYVLSDEGMELPVGAVGELYVSGLGVSLGYLGRPDLTASAFVPDPFCNEPGGRLYKTGDLASRLSDGSLLYHGRSDLQIKVNGYRIEPQEVERAIEQIPNVLASVVRTAQVNAEDSTLVAFYETKDQAPIPGKYLREELAASLPPYMIPSAFSHLPAIPRTSGGKPNRNSLAQFSAHLQNEDLGTNEKLSATEEIVAGIWQDVLSVSNLTAQSRFFEIGGHSILAARAIARIRRALKVDVPLRMLFENQSVREFAGKIDHLKDSNSVEFDSLPLITPDVERQFDPFPLTDIQQAYWVGREKGMLLGNLPAHAYLEFQSTDLKTIRLQSAVNSLIEQHGMLRAIILPNGSQKILAEVPKYEIRVTDCSSLSENEAQKFLESTRQEIGQQSFDTAQWPLFEVRITRLSDRICHIHLSIDLLIVDADSLAILGRDLEAFYLDETRKPRRPSVSFRDYVLAERALRQTPFFQSSRDYWLKKLPNLPSAPKLPLAGDLENLSSTAFQRRNHTLDHDLWIALKKRAALSGLTPSGFLLSVYAMVLSRWSESQSFTINVTTYNCLPLHSELENLVGDFTCLTLVAISNQEQSFRSEAQSIQQSFLDDLDHNLFNGVEVMRARAAMLGKYEPIPFVFTSTLPLHSREQYPDRSPIGNLIHGITQSPQTLLDHQVSEDDRGLGIRWDHLVEAFPAGMIDKMFEEYIRSLKRLAEDESAWDLTAAELIPGFALQANQCDDAATGRLEEPIVDWARRTPDATAVIAQDRSLTYGELLAFADSIAQSVTSTHTTNSKLVGVLCKPGWKQVVAIIGILRAGFAYLPIDSTQPKERIKKILQIGEVDTLVTMSEPDDLHWMPADVRLVQIQDKPASKANFVAKTSDFDVAYVMFTSGSTGTPKGVMMDHRAALNTVNTIVKQFGISSNDRVLALSSASFDLSVFDIFGILGAGGTLVYPNADRRKDPAHWRDLINQLGVTVWNTVPAMMEMLLECDDEFALDSSLRLVFLSGDWIPLSLPDRIKCHNASARVISLGGATEAGIWSIFFEIGDIDSKWVSIPYGTSLEGQVVEVLDEDLKPCPPWVSGMIYISGASLSSGYWNDPVATERSFITSSDHQRTIYRTGDLGRYHADGTIEIIGREDDQVKIGGHRIELGEIELALQRIPGVTSAIARVVERNSRKSIVGYITASTLADKPIDGLSISDRPPISLHADTGSHRQDNRICRRSHRTFDSSPLTLKQVCSLLEPLACNKQDGHWKYRYASASGLYAVSIFIHLNGQQSDTLTDGVYLYDPKQHQLCWRSSGSSISSSIHWPENRPAFDSAAMTIYFVADMNRLRAKYRDAARDFALLEAGLMTQLVDLAAEKSGLGTCQVASVDFEVIRSDFRLNDGEAFLHSVFSGMPNSHATKPTTSVVTKSELFNDVSEEVSRYLRETLPDYMRPACVLQMSSFPVTANGKIDRSTLPIPSDFDDRFYSTLDTTDSNTDFQRADFHHQMISDIVNKHLGTSSLDWTRNFFEAGADSLTLVRIHREIRHAMGIDFSVAEMFSNPSIRQLAKRLSELGLSDLGSSEEERSQHRVGRRAQYRKQRALENNKRKS, from the coding sequence ATGGAGCATCAGAGTTTCGAAGTCTATTTTTCTCAATCTATACTTTCTTCGCATTGGGAGCTCTCTATTTCGTTGCCAAGTGCAAAAGGCGATTTTCAGACAGTCAGACTAATTGCCAAGGAGATTTGTGCGATCTTCAGAGGTGAGGTTCTGGAGCAAAACGGTCTACAGTACTCTGATTTTGTTGAATGGCGGAAGCAACTTAATCAACTAGAGGGATCCGAAACGGGCAGGAGATCATGGGATTGGTTCAACTTGCCGCTTTTCCATGAACGCGAGCAAGGCAATCTCACTCCTACCCGATCAGAGATCGCTTCAGCTAGCCAGATCCGACATGCAGAGCATGTTATTGACGGTCAACTCGACTCTCAGCTTGGTTCCGCAGTTACAAAGATTCGGATAACCCACGAAACACTGTTTTTCGGCATTTGGAGTTTTCTGGTTTCGCAAGTATATGGTGTCGGTGAGGTTGGACTTCTGGCCAACGGGCGAACCTACAAGGAACTAAACAGCGTTATTGGTCCTCTTTCAAAGTATATTCCGGTTCGGTCGTGCAACGCGAAGTCAATCGAATTCAGAGAGTGGCTTCAGACTTGTGAGTTGGAACTAAACCGGTCGAAGAATCTTCAACACTTCTTCGACATGGACAGAGTTCTCGATGGAACGGGATCAAGATACTTGCCGTACGTTTTCGAGTATCATGATTGTCGTGAAGATGCCGATTTTGTATTGAATCTTTGTGGAATCATAGACAAGTTCGATTTACGTCTCACAGTGCTTCACTTCGAGAGTTCATTTCGGCTAGAAGTCACTGGTGCGAATGATCTTGCCTCGCAAAACGACTTAGACCGACTACTGGTTCAATTTGAACAAGCTCTTTCACATAGCATCAATTTCGCCGATTCAAATCGATCTCAGTTCGAGGTCTTCGCGGGAGTAGAGGCCTGCTCGATCAGGCACGGATTGGCTACCAAAGAAGAGACGAAGCTTTTGCACGAGCTTTTTGAAGGTGCAGCAGATAAATTTGGCAATGAAATTGCGATCATCCAGGGTGATCGTCAAATCACGTTTGAAGAGCTCGAAGCATTCGCCAATTCAATTGCGCGCGAACTCATTGATGACGGATTACAGACGGAGGAATGTGTTGGTGTTTCCTTATCGAATCCGGCGACGGCAATTGCGATGATGCTGGGGGTGATGAAGGCCGGCGGTGCTTACATGCCGATCGACGATTCCCTTCCAACCGAGCGAATCGCCCGAAGCCTTGCTGCCGCAAATTGCCGCAGGATTGGTCAACCCACATCTTCAACGATTCCGTCGGTTCTCAAGATCTCGAAAACGCATGTTTTTCAGTGGACGCATTCCGAACCTCGGTTGGATCGACCGAATCAGCTAATTTCGCCTAATCATTTGGCGTATGTCTTGCTTACTTCCGGGTCAAGTGGCACTCCAAAACCCGTCATGATTTCGCATGGGGCAGTGGCCAACTATTTGCGATGGTTTCAAAACGAGTGCCAAGGTACTTCGGGACACGGGTCAATATTGGTTGGCTCTTTAGGATTTGATCTTACCGTCACTTCTCTATTTGTACCACTGATCACAGGTGAACCAGTCACCATTCCGACTCGCATCGATTCAATCGAATGCATCGCCGAGACGCTTGGAAATCGCAACTTTCGTTTCATCAAGATGACGCCTAGTCATCTGTGCGCCCTCTTGTCGCTAACCCCGGCGAAAACACTGGCCTGCAACACGAACCATTTCGTTTTGGGTGGCGAGCCGCTCCATTGGCATCACGTTCGCGATTTGGTTCAACTCAACAAACAGCTAAAAATCGTCAATGAATATGGCCCCACCGAAGCGACCGTTGGCTGCAGCAGCCAATCGATTCAGGGGACAAGTGAAGGACGAATACCCATTGGGGACGCAATCGCAAACACGTCGATCTACATACTCGATTCGATGGGTTACCCCGTGCCTCCTGGTGTTTTGGGCGAGTTGTATGTCGGAGGCTTATGTGTCGCTCGCGGGTACTTGGCAGATCCGGCGCGGACGGCGGAATCATTTCTTCCCGATCCGTTTCGAGGAGAGGCTGGGGTGAGGATGTATCGGACGGGAGATTTGGTCCAACGTTCCCCCTCCGGCGAAATCGAGTACTGCGGAAGAGCTGACAACCAAGTCAAGGTTCGAGGCTATCGTATTGAGTTGGAGGAAATCGACTCGGCGCTTCGACAGATGCCCCCATTTGTCGATGCTGTGAATGTTGCTGTAAACGATGCGGCAGGAATCACCCGAATCGAAGCGTTCCTCGTTCCGAAGAACCAAGACACGGAATTTCAAATTACTCAAGAGGAGGTGGTTCGTTTCTTGAGCGAGCGTCTTCCGCACTACATGATTCCGACGAACTTTCGTGTCATTGCACGAGTTCCCCTTACCAAGTCAGGAAAAAGTGATCGAAACCAGCTCGCCGAAATGTGTGCACCCTCCAAGGGCGGAGCAGAACCTGTCAGCGAACTCGAAGAAGAACTAATCGAGATTTGGAAAGAGGTTCTGGATACCAGTCTCGTTTTTGCCGATTCCGACTTTTTCGCAATCGGTGGCGACTCCATTCGCGCTCTTCAAGTTGTTTCGCGATCTGCAAGACAAGGTATCCAATTCTCGTTAGCGCAGTTGATGCAGTTTCCCGTATTGAATGAATTAGCGGCGCAAGCGACGATCGATTCAACGGCACAACAAGCGGTCGGGCCGGGCGAACTTGTTCCACATCTTCGCCTGGGAGAGTTCGAGGACGTTTACCCGCTGACCTCGATGCAGGAAGGCATGCTTTATCACCGTGAACTCGACCGAAGTGATCCAATCTACCACGATGTTGTGAGCTACCACTTGCAAGCACCAATCGACGTGGAATCGATGGAGCTTGAAGTCATCAAGTTGTTTGAGCGTCACGAAGTGTTGCGATCCTCATTCGACATGAGTTCCGATCCTCCCACGCAACGGATTCACAAATCGATTGATTGTCCATTTGAAGTGTTCGATCTACGAGACGAGAGCTCGGACCGACAACAGCAAGTCGTCTTGGAAGCATTGGACCGCGAGCGTGAACGAGGTTTTAACATCAACGTTCCTCCGTTGGCACGCATCATCGTTCACATTTGTGATTCTAGTCGGTTTCACCTTACATTTAGTTTCCATCACGCCATCCTTGACGGTTGGAGCGACGCAACACTGATCACCGAATTGGCGGAATCGTACCTCTCTGGAATGCGTGGCGAGCAGTTGCATACACACAAATGCACAAGCCATCGATTCGCCGATTTTGTCAAGGAAGAAATGGTTGCGCGTAAGCGTCAAGACTCCGAGGAGTTTTGGCGACAAAAGATCTCTGACGCTCCGTTCGCGAGGCTGCCGCGATCGCGATGGCGAATGGGACACGCCCTCGTCGCCGAGGGGCAACACCACACTGTCGAAGTTGATATTCCAAGGCTAATTTCGGAGAAGCTTGAATCACTGAGTGAACAAATCAAGACTCCGATGAAGAGCACGCTTCTGGCATTGCACTTCAAAGCTTTGTCGGTGCTATCGGGCATGAACCGAGTTAGTTCTTGCGTAACAGGAAGTGGTCGCTGGACGATTCCAGGCGGTGACGCGGTAGCTGGGCTCTTTCTTAACTCGGTGCCCATTTCGCTTGATCTTTCAAATTGTTCGTGGGCGGATCTCGCCAAACGGGCATTTGACGGCGAACAGGAGGCGCTTTCGCATAGCCTGTTTCCAATCGCCGATATCAAAAAGATGTTTCCCGACTCGCCTCTTTCGGATGTCATCTTTTACTTCACGCACTATCACGTTTATCAGCGATTAGATCGATTTCCCGAATTAGAGGTATTGTCCAACGAAACCAAGGAGACAACGAGTTTTAAGCTTGTCGTTAGCTTTCGCAAAGATATCGACGAGCATCGGATTCGACTTCTACTTACCTATGACAGGTCAAAGATCGCTGACTCGGAAATCAATGCGTTAGCTGAAACTTACCGATCGATTGTAGAGGCAGCCGCCAACGACCCAATCGGTCCGCACCGTTCGATCGGACCGGCCGAGTGCGGGCTGCTTCCGAAAGTTCATGATGATTCCAACAGTGGATCCGGTCATGAATTCCAACCCATTCATGAACGATTTCGTTGTCTGGCATTGCAGCATCCGGACAACATCGCCGTAGTTTCGGAGACTGAACATGAGGTGACGTATTCAGAAATCGAACGGCAGGCGTGCCAGTTTGCACGACAATTGACGCTGGCAAAAATCGGTCCCGAAGGCCGAGTCGGTTTGTGCCTTCAGCCCACAAAGGATGCAATCGTTGCAATCTTGGCAATTTGGAAGGTGGGAGCCGCATACGTACCGATCAATCCAGACGAATCCCCCGCAAGAAAGAGTTTCATCCTGGACGATGCGGGGTGCCAACATGTCGTAGTTGACGATACGTCTGCGTCGGCTTTTGAATCGAATCTGGAAATCGAATTGATATACGCAGGTGATTTTGACCGTTTTGATTCGGCTCGTCCCGCCAGTGGCTTCAAACCCACGATACACCCGCATTCGCTTGCTTACATCATCTACACGTCGGGAACATCGGGTCGGCCCAAAGGCTCGCTGACAACCCATCAAAATCTTTCAAGCCTTGTTCTATCCGCACTTGAACAGTTTGATGTGGGCACCGATGACCGCTGGACGCTATGTCATTCATTGAGCTTCGATTTCTCCGTTTGGGAAATATGGGGCGCGTTGATTTCCGGTGCCCGGTTGTTGGTGACGTCGCGTTGGAAGGCTCGTTCACCCGACTTGCTGGCAAAGTCAATTTCAGACCAACAAATCACCGTTCTCAATCTGACTCCATCGGCTTTTGAATCTTTGGTCAGCCACTTACACGCCGAAGGAAGCGAGGCAATCACCTCGCTTCGGTACACCATCCTGGGAGGAGAGACGCTAAAAGTCCACTCATTGGCGAAGTGGTTCAAGCTCGCGAGACCCAATCGTGCGCGAGTCATTAATATGTATGGAATCACTGAGACGACGGTCCATGTCACCTTTCATGAAACAGATGAAAGCGATTCTTTTCGCCAGTGGGGAACAAGAATTGGGTGCCCCATCAAGGGTCTTTGCTGCTACGTTTTGTCTGACGAAGGAATGGAACTTCCCGTTGGCGCGGTTGGTGAGTTATACGTTTCAGGTCTGGGTGTTTCTCTGGGGTATCTTGGCCGTCCCGACTTGACGGCCAGCGCGTTCGTACCGGACCCATTTTGCAACGAACCCGGCGGACGGTTGTACAAAACCGGAGATCTTGCATCGAGATTATCCGACGGGAGCCTTCTGTATCACGGCCGGAGTGATTTGCAGATCAAAGTAAACGGATACAGAATTGAACCGCAAGAAGTCGAACGAGCGATCGAACAAATCCCAAATGTGCTTGCCTCTGTCGTGCGCACCGCCCAAGTCAATGCCGAAGATTCGACTCTCGTCGCGTTTTACGAAACCAAGGACCAGGCGCCGATCCCCGGCAAGTATCTGAGGGAAGAGTTGGCGGCTTCGTTACCGCCCTATATGATCCCTTCGGCGTTTTCACATCTACCCGCGATACCGCGCACCTCAGGCGGCAAACCGAATCGCAATTCATTGGCTCAGTTCTCTGCTCACCTACAGAACGAAGATCTTGGCACGAATGAAAAACTGTCCGCGACCGAAGAAATCGTTGCCGGTATTTGGCAAGACGTCTTAAGCGTTTCAAACCTGACAGCACAGTCTCGGTTTTTCGAAATCGGAGGTCATTCCATTCTCGCAGCGCGTGCCATTGCACGCATCCGACGCGCACTCAAGGTGGACGTTCCGCTGCGAATGCTCTTTGAGAACCAATCGGTTCGAGAGTTTGCAGGCAAAATCGACCACCTAAAAGACTCCAATTCCGTCGAATTCGATTCGTTGCCGTTGATTACACCCGACGTAGAGCGCCAGTTCGATCCGTTCCCTCTGACCGACATCCAGCAAGCCTATTGGGTAGGACGCGAGAAAGGTATGTTGCTTGGAAACCTTCCTGCGCATGCCTACCTCGAGTTTCAATCTACCGATTTGAAGACCATTCGCCTGCAGTCGGCGGTCAACTCGCTAATTGAACAACACGGAATGTTGAGAGCAATCATTCTGCCCAACGGAAGTCAGAAGATTCTTGCAGAAGTTCCCAAGTACGAAATTAGAGTCACAGACTGCTCAAGTCTCTCCGAGAACGAGGCCCAAAAGTTCCTTGAATCGACTCGCCAAGAAATTGGCCAGCAAAGTTTCGATACAGCCCAGTGGCCTCTATTTGAAGTCCGAATCACGCGGCTTTCCGACAGAATCTGCCACATCCATCTCAGCATTGACCTACTCATTGTTGATGCCGACAGCCTTGCGATCCTAGGAAGGGATTTGGAGGCCTTCTACCTTGATGAAACACGCAAACCGCGACGACCATCCGTATCGTTTCGAGACTACGTTTTGGCCGAACGCGCCTTACGGCAAACTCCGTTCTTTCAATCTTCACGTGACTATTGGCTGAAGAAGCTTCCAAACCTTCCCTCGGCGCCAAAGCTGCCGCTGGCCGGTGATCTTGAAAATCTTAGTTCGACAGCTTTCCAGAGACGTAATCACACGTTAGATCATGACCTCTGGATCGCACTGAAGAAGCGAGCTGCGCTATCAGGCCTAACGCCTTCGGGATTCTTGCTTTCGGTGTACGCGATGGTGCTTTCGCGATGGAGTGAAAGTCAGTCATTCACCATCAATGTCACGACGTACAACTGCCTTCCACTTCACTCGGAGTTGGAAAACCTGGTAGGGGATTTCACCTGCTTGACCCTCGTTGCTATTTCAAATCAGGAACAAAGTTTCCGTTCCGAGGCGCAATCCATCCAACAATCTTTCCTCGATGATCTTGATCACAATCTGTTTAACGGCGTCGAAGTCATGCGAGCGCGTGCTGCCATGCTTGGCAAGTATGAGCCCATTCCATTTGTATTTACCAGCACGCTTCCGCTGCACTCCAGAGAGCAATACCCTGATCGATCGCCGATCGGAAATTTGATTCACGGAATCACTCAAAGTCCGCAGACGCTTTTGGATCACCAAGTATCAGAGGATGATCGCGGGCTGGGAATAAGATGGGACCATCTCGTCGAGGCGTTTCCTGCTGGGATGATCGATAAGATGTTTGAGGAGTACATCCGTTCGCTTAAACGACTGGCGGAAGACGAAAGTGCTTGGGACTTGACGGCGGCGGAACTGATTCCGGGATTTGCACTGCAAGCGAATCAATGTGACGATGCTGCGACGGGAAGGCTTGAGGAACCGATTGTTGATTGGGCGCGACGCACCCCAGACGCAACAGCGGTGATTGCGCAAGATCGATCGTTAACTTACGGGGAGTTGCTGGCGTTTGCCGATTCGATTGCCCAAAGCGTCACGTCAACTCACACGACCAATAGCAAACTGGTTGGCGTTCTTTGCAAGCCCGGTTGGAAGCAGGTCGTTGCAATCATCGGGATTCTTCGAGCGGGTTTCGCCTACCTTCCAATTGACAGCACACAACCCAAGGAGCGAATCAAAAAGATACTTCAGATAGGAGAGGTGGATACGCTGGTCACGATGTCTGAGCCGGATGATCTACATTGGATGCCGGCGGACGTTCGCCTTGTGCAAATTCAAGACAAACCCGCGAGCAAGGCCAACTTCGTTGCGAAAACATCGGACTTCGATGTTGCCTACGTGATGTTTACGTCGGGATCAACGGGTACGCCAAAGGGCGTCATGATGGATCATCGGGCGGCGCTGAACACCGTCAACACGATTGTAAAGCAGTTTGGTATTTCATCGAACGACCGCGTCTTGGCACTGTCGTCGGCGAGTTTTGATCTGTCGGTGTTTGACATTTTTGGGATACTTGGGGCAGGCGGTACATTGGTGTACCCAAATGCAGATCGTCGCAAAGACCCCGCGCATTGGCGCGACTTGATCAATCAATTAGGCGTGACGGTCTGGAATACGGTTCCAGCGATGATGGAGATGCTTCTCGAATGCGACGACGAGTTTGCGTTGGATTCCAGCCTCCGACTAGTGTTTTTGAGCGGTGATTGGATTCCACTGTCATTGCCCGATCGCATCAAGTGTCACAACGCGTCAGCACGGGTGATTTCTTTGGGAGGCGCAACCGAAGCCGGTATCTGGTCCATCTTCTTCGAGATTGGAGACATCGATTCCAAGTGGGTAAGCATACCCTACGGAACTTCGCTCGAAGGGCAAGTCGTCGAGGTATTGGATGAAGACCTGAAGCCTTGCCCACCGTGGGTTAGTGGAATGATTTACATAAGCGGTGCTAGTTTATCGTCTGGGTATTGGAATGACCCTGTCGCCACCGAACGCAGTTTCATCACGTCTTCTGACCATCAACGAACCATCTACCGGACAGGAGACTTGGGGAGATACCACGCCGATGGCACGATCGAGATCATTGGACGTGAAGATGATCAGGTGAAGATAGGCGGCCACCGAATCGAACTCGGCGAGATCGAACTGGCTCTTCAAAGGATTCCAGGTGTGACAAGCGCGATCGCACGCGTTGTCGAGAGGAACTCCCGAAAATCGATCGTCGGCTATATCACTGCTAGCACCTTGGCCGACAAGCCGATTGATGGGTTGAGCATTTCTGACCGACCGCCGATCTCGCTCCACGCCGATACGGGCAGTCACCGTCAAGACAATAGGATTTGCCGGCGAAGTCACCGTACTTTCGACTCGTCACCTTTGACGTTAAAGCAAGTCTGTTCGCTGCTGGAACCACTTGCGTGTAACAAGCAAGATGGACATTGGAAGTATCGCTATGCGTCGGCAAGCGGACTGTATGCGGTAAGTATATTTATCCATCTGAACGGCCAGCAATCGGACACTCTGACCGATGGAGTGTATTTGTACGACCCCAAACAACACCAGCTCTGCTGGCGGAGCAGTGGCTCGTCGATTTCTTCGAGCATCCATTGGCCCGAAAATCGACCGGCCTTTGATTCAGCAGCGATGACGATCTACTTTGTCGCCGATATGAATCGACTCCGTGCAAAATATCGGGACGCGGCTCGAGACTTTGCGCTACTTGAAGCTGGATTGATGACACAGCTGGTCGACTTGGCCGCTGAGAAATCGGGACTAGGAACTTGCCAAGTCGCGAGCGTCGACTTCGAAGTAATTCGCAGTGATTTCCGTCTAAACGACGGCGAGGCGTTTCTTCATTCCGTATTTTCCGGAATGCCCAACTCGCATGCGACCAAACCGACAACATCTGTTGTCACCAAAAGCGAACTTTTCAACGACGTATCGGAAGAAGTCTCCCGCTACTTGCGCGAAACGCTACCCGATTACATGAGGCCAGCTTGCGTGCTTCAGATGAGTTCGTTTCCCGTGACTGCCAATGGCAAAATCGACAGGTCCACACTGCCGATCCCCAGCGATTTCGACGACCGTTTCTATTCCACGTTGGACACCACCGACTCCAACACGGATTTCCAACGCGCGGATTTCCACCACCAAATGATTTCAGATATTGTGAACAAGCATCTTGGAACGTCATCCCTCGATTGGACAAGGAACTTTTTTGAAGCGGGCGCCGATTCATTGACACTTGTCCGGATTCATCGCGAAATTCGTCACGCTATGGGGATCGATTTCTCCGTCGCCGAAATGTTCAGCAACCCCAGCATTCGGCAATTAGCCAAGAGGCTTTCAGAATTAGGCTTGTCCGATTTGGGATCGAGCGAGGAAGAAAGATCGCAACATCGAGTCGGCCGTCGAGCACAGTACAGGAAACAGCGCGCATTGGAGAACAACAAACGCAAATCCTAA